CACTCCTCTTCTCATTTATGTGAAAGAAGGCGGTGGTACCAAGAAGTGGTTTAAGATATTAGATTGTGATTCAAGTGTAAGTACTTGGGAGCGTACATATAGCTTAAATGATAAGAAAGACACCGATCATAGTTCCATAGTAAACTTTTTGGACGAACTCAATAGCACATGCAAACCCCCAGCCATAACTATTGACATTTATGAGAGATCTGGAACTGGAAAGCATACTATTTATGGAGGTAACTCTTCAAACGTATACATAACTCCAAATTCTAGTATAGCTGAGTTTACTGACTCTACCTACAAAGTACATGGTAGGAACTACTTTACACTCCAGGGTATAAACTATAGTAATAAACCTACTTCTGGAATTATATATAATGGAAGTTGCATCTCAAAGGTCACATCGGTCTCAGTCTTCTACTGGTctcatttggaaaatgattCTAGGAAAGGCCCTCCAGATGATAGAGGTAAACCTCTTCTCGTTAAGATAACTACTCAGGACCATATCGGAAAAAACAAAGTGGATAGTTACTATGAAAATACTGATCCTAAGGAAAATCTAAGTTGGAAGCGTGCTACCGGAGATCTGCCCGACCAACTTGAGAAAAAACTCAAACTTCTCAATTGTAGATTTAACAACGCAATTGTTATCGACATAAATCAGAAGAGCACTCCTGGACATTATGATGCTTGTGAGACAACTGCTAGGACTAGCATGGATCCTAATCATGCTACTGACAAGATGAAAGTTGATCAGGATCCTGGCGACACCGGTAAACTACTAAACTACAAGGTTTATAAGCATACTCTGAATGGTAATGGAAAATTCCACGTAACAGAATTCATTAATAATGGTGCTACTTCTAGGGAAACTCTTAATGGAATATCACCTTTGCCCATTCTAGATGTGACTGAAGTAAAAGTATACATATGTGAAAAGGATGAGAGGCCTCTTCTCTTGTACTACAGGAATGGTGGGAACCATCACTGGTATAAGAACAAGGATACCGGTAATAGTAATACTGGTGAATGGGAAAAGGAAACATCTGAATTATCCACAAGTGATGATACCAATCAGTACGAAAAAATTCTCGATGTACTCAATGGTCTTGATAGTAGCTGTAGATCTGATACCCCTCAAGCCTCTGCTCTTGGTCTTGAACTTGCTACGGGTTCTGCACTAGCTGGATATGTCTCTTCAGGTGTTtttgccggagctggtggtcttactggacttggttggtgggcatttaaacgtactaaaggagacccttgggttagacagatttgaggctctatggatggatactctagatactagcttgagtactgagtagttggtcttaatttgttggtttgtttttgtttcatgttagttgtttctgttATTGTTGGGTTATTTTCTGTACCTTTCACTAGTTTCTCTATAAGCACTCTCAGGACATGAAtctttataacaaaacgagTAAATTAGTATACCAAGTGTTAAGGTTAAAGACTCTAAAAGGTCATATGGATTttagcattccagtataccaacaagagagtagtaCAGAGGGGAAAGTATTCTACATGCGAGTGATTAGTCGTGCAAGTAGAGAAGGTCCCTTCCACATAGCAAGAGCACCCAACCCTGCTCCGCCTAGTCCACTGCCAACAGATGATCCAGCTATGGTGGTGGTAGACGACTCTGGAGACTTAGTCTTTAGTCTCTCAAGTTCCTCAAGTTTGGCTTTTAAATCCTTAAGCTCGCTCAGTGTTTTCTTAAACTCCTTAAGGTTAACCAATAATACTTTTAGAGCTTCACCAACAAGTTGTTTACCAGTTCCTCCTTCAGTTCTAACCAGCTCTTTCCAATTAGTTCCATCCTTATTTTCCTTTTGATAGTATAGATACTTAGGGTTTGTTCCTGTCTCACTAGTAACCACTTCAACCAGGATAAGATTAGATAGGGGGCCTATAGTATTTCCGAGATCATATCCAGAGTAGTATGCAGAAACACTAAGTAGTTTCTCGGAAGGGGGTGTTATATCAGAAAGCTGAGTATTCTCGTGCCTAATTCGAGTGACATTAAAGAGACCACCCTTGAGAGAATACTGCCATCTGTAATAGCCATCTCCGATATGACAAAATCTCACAGCTACACCTATGCCTGTAGTACTTCCACCAAAATATGTTATACCAGACGATTTAGAGAGGTCGAGGTCCAGTTTAGGAGGAGTTCCACTAGGAAGAGCATTAGTATTAGAGACTTCGATCCAAGTGTTTCCATCTCTAGTATTCCTTCTGAACCACTTGTTCCCACCTTGTTGGAACTGGGT
Above is a window of Theileria equi strain WA chromosome 4 map unlocalized gcontig_1105316255053, whole genome shotgun sequence DNA encoding:
- a CDS encoding hypothetical protein (encoded by transcript BEWA_044510A), yielding MTKDQTVDVDISKHPRSDGLQKGVNGGRYYNSNGGTVNLTSAWYPDPEGTYWKFTHTPKGGRIGKINKGYSNLSTITEFNNNDKKSASVFYWGQDYNYGNPLLIQLGEGGSSVYYITDNGTSWSKQGEISDSNLRKKLDERNCKRNGAHIVDISQKGNSGYTPYTCPGCSDNQKIKVSYDNGYSPSDYSYYTPFTHGSISFSVTSLKYNDYWQAGLPSLKDVKSITVYWYKTGSANPIIVTQFQQGGNKWFRRNTRDGNTWIEVSNTNALPSGTPPKLDLDLSKSSGITYFGGSTTGIGVAVRFCHIGDGYYRWQYSLKGGLFNVTRIRHENTQLSDITPPSEKLLSVSAYYSGYDLGNTIGPLSNLILVEVVTSETGTNPKYLYYQKENKDGTNWKELVRTEGGTGKQLVGEALKVLLVNLKEFKKTLSELKDLKAKLEELERLKTKSPESSTTTIAGSSVGSGLGGAGLGALAMWKGPSLLARLITRM